The following is a genomic window from Brachionichthys hirsutus isolate HB-005 chromosome 10, CSIRO-AGI_Bhir_v1, whole genome shotgun sequence.
TGTTTCTTCTGGAGGCagtggcagcagcagagccacCAGCAGCTAGGCGTACGGCAAGAGGGACCCGAGCAAACCAGCTTCCCCACGATCCAGTTTAGAGTTTgcttgatgatgatggagatgacgTTGAAAAGCGAGTAGATGCAACACACCCCCATTAAAATGAACAGGCAGTTCCCGAGTCGGTAGGCCTCCTGAGACTCGTGCTGCTGCCTCTGACTGCTCACGAGGTCGCCGAAGCCGATGGTGCTGAAGGCCACAAAGCAGAAGTAGAGGGAATCCACGTAGCTCCAGTTCTCCATGGAACTGTAGAGAGTGGAAGCGCCGCACGCAATCACAACCGAAGCCAAGCCCAGGATCAGCATCACGTAATATACCGATGGCTTCCAGCCTTCCAGGCTGTCCGCTTCGCCGGGAGATCCCTCCCTGTTTGAAACCACGCCGACCCCGGCGCACCTCAGTCTGCGCTCGTGACACCAGCGCATGATGTACGCTAACATGGTGATGATCCGCTCCAGGAAGAGGTTGAAGAAGAGGATGGTTGCAGCGCAGCCAATGAGACCGTAGAAAATTAAGAATATTTTTCCAGCTATAGTTGCAGGTGTGGTCATGCCAAAACCTGGAGAAGAGGATCAGTAAATTATAAAATGGCAtattgaacatttcataacGTCGATATCTTACTGAAGCCACGCAAGAACATTGGAGCGAACATTTCCAGAAAACACATCAAAGCCTAAAGATTTACCGATAGTGGAGACAACCGTGCCCACGAAATAGAAAGCTCCAGAGAAGTCCCAGCGGGGCCTCAACGCATCCACTCGGATTCCGGCTCCGTTCGCCTCCTCGTACTGACGAAGCAGGGTATGCAGGGCGCCCAGGCTGACCCTGTACTGCTGCGTGAAGTTGTCCAGCTGCTGTTTCCAAAGGCGACGGGCCCGCAGCTCGAAGGGATGCTCCAAGGCTGAGAAGATGGCCGCCCCGCACAGTAAATAGAGCAGGATGAGTCCGGCCAGCAAGCAGAAACGGGCATTGTCTTCATTCATGGCaaccctggagcagcagcagcagccacctgGAGCCCTCCTCTGAGCCATGAGGCACAGGTGCACcactgcaacaacaacaacacgcttATGGTGTTAAATGCATACATGCACTACATGGAAATGTAGCGGAATCTTGGTTCTCGAGCGATTCGGTTTTTGACCC
Proteins encoded in this region:
- the kcnk12l gene encoding potassium channel subfamily K member 13, with protein sequence MNEDNARFCLLAGLILLYLLCGAAIFSALEHPFELRARRLWKQQLDNFTQQYRVSLGALHTLLRQYEEANGAGIRVDALRPRWDFSGAFYFVGTVVSTIGFGMTTPATIAGKIFLIFYGLIGCAATILFFNLFLERIITMLAYIMRWCHERRLRCAGVGVVSNREGSPGEADSLEGWKPSVYYVMLILGLASVVIACGASTLYSSMENWSYVDSLYFCFVAFSTIGFGDLVSSQRQQHESQEAYRLGNCLFILMGVCCIYSLFNVISIIIKQTLNWIVGKLVCSGPSCRTPSCWWLCCCHCLQKKHRHRRSLPAHLRKKRLKRNTVQPITSHRPAGRHRYTEGSVETVCDSETDAGAVPDGMRAGRRLSGEMISVNEFMVSNKVSLALLQKQLSETAHQGPRQSYGHQNGFSGGVGALAVMNNRLQETSLDR